From one Methylocystis parvus OBBP genomic stretch:
- a CDS encoding recombinase family protein has translation MLIGYARVSKADGSQSLDLQRDALGAAGVQQDQVYEDRASGSRDDRPSLEACLRALREGDVLVVWKLDRLGRSLAHLVNIVKELSGRGVGLRVLTGKGAQIDTTTSSGRMIFGIFATLAEFERDLIRERTVAGLAAARARGRKGGRKFALTKAQVRLAQAAMAQRDTSVSALCAELGIERVTLYRYVGPNGELRTYGKRVLGLA, from the coding sequence ATGCTGATCGGATATGCCCGCGTCTCGAAAGCCGACGGCTCGCAGTCTCTCGACTTGCAGCGCGACGCCCTGGGCGCCGCTGGCGTCCAGCAGGATCAGGTTTATGAGGACCGCGCCTCGGGGAGCAGGGACGATCGGCCAAGCCTGGAAGCCTGTCTTCGGGCGTTGCGCGAGGGCGACGTGCTCGTGGTCTGGAAGCTCGACCGGCTGGGGCGGTCCCTCGCACATTTGGTCAACATCGTCAAAGAACTGTCGGGGCGCGGCGTAGGCTTGCGGGTGCTGACTGGAAAAGGCGCGCAGATCGATACGACGACCTCGTCCGGCCGCATGATTTTCGGCATCTTCGCGACACTGGCGGAGTTCGAACGCGATTTGATCCGTGAACGCACCGTCGCAGGCCTTGCCGCCGCTCGCGCTCGCGGTCGCAAAGGCGGCAGAAAATTTGCCCTCACCAAAGCCCAGGTTCGTCTCGCTCAGGCCGCGATGGCTCAACGCGACACTTCGGTCTCCGCGCTCTGCGCCGAACTCGGGATCGAACGCGTCACCCTCTATCGCTACGTCGGCCCCAATGGCGAACTCAGAACTTACGGAAAGCGCGTTCTCGGCTTAGCGTAG
- the mdlC gene encoding benzoylformate decarboxylase gives MTTIRDLTYDLLRRHGVTTIFGNPGSNELPFLQDFPSDFRYILALHEGTAIGMADGYAQATGRPALVNLHSAAGTGNAMGGFANAWNAHSPLVVTAGQQIRAMIGMEPLLTNIDATTLPKPLVKWSYEPARAEDVPLAMSRALHLSALPAPGPVYLSIPYDDWAKPAEPESLRLLERRVFAAGALDPAATAALAARLDRSAKPVIVLGPDVDAARANEHAVRLAERLKAPVWVAPSAPRCPFPTTHPNFRGLLTASMADISRLLEGHDLVLVAGAPVFRYHEYVPGPLLPPGAELIQITCDPDEAARAPMGDAVVGDVGLILAALADAVNEAARAAPQPREVPPRAAPGAALLTAERVLDLMDELAPRDAIYVNESTSTIEAMWERMRWEKPGSYYFGAAGGLGFAMPAAIGVQLAEPDRKVIAVVGDGSANYSVTALWTAAQHEVPVVFVIMRNGTYGALRWFAGMLEAERVPGLDVPGIDFVAIASGYGLEAVRVETDDAFAAAFARSLKAGRPSLIEVATAWRTPLSGVSADATKKAG, from the coding sequence ATGACGACCATCCGCGACCTGACCTATGATTTGCTCCGCCGTCACGGCGTTACCACGATCTTCGGCAATCCCGGCTCGAACGAACTGCCCTTCCTGCAGGATTTCCCCTCCGACTTCCGCTATATCCTCGCCCTGCATGAGGGGACGGCCATCGGGATGGCCGACGGCTACGCCCAGGCGACAGGCCGCCCCGCACTTGTCAACCTGCACTCCGCGGCCGGGACCGGCAACGCCATGGGCGGCTTCGCCAACGCCTGGAATGCCCATTCGCCGCTGGTGGTGACCGCCGGCCAGCAGATCCGCGCCATGATCGGCATGGAGCCCCTGCTGACCAACATCGACGCGACCACGCTGCCGAAGCCGCTGGTGAAGTGGTCCTATGAGCCGGCGCGCGCCGAGGACGTGCCCCTCGCCATGAGCCGCGCCTTGCACCTGTCCGCCCTGCCTGCGCCCGGTCCGGTCTACCTCTCCATTCCCTATGACGACTGGGCCAAGCCCGCCGAGCCGGAATCGCTGCGCCTGCTGGAGCGCCGCGTCTTCGCCGCGGGGGCCCTGGACCCCGCCGCGACGGCCGCGCTCGCCGCCCGTCTCGATCGAAGCGCCAAGCCGGTCATCGTCCTCGGGCCGGACGTCGACGCAGCGCGGGCAAACGAGCACGCGGTGCGCCTCGCCGAGCGGCTGAAGGCGCCGGTTTGGGTCGCGCCCTCGGCACCGCGCTGCCCATTCCCCACTACCCACCCGAACTTCCGCGGCCTTCTGACCGCCAGCATGGCCGATATCTCCCGGCTGCTGGAGGGCCACGATCTAGTGCTGGTCGCCGGCGCGCCGGTGTTCCGCTATCACGAATATGTTCCCGGTCCCCTCCTGCCGCCCGGAGCCGAACTGATCCAGATCACTTGCGATCCCGACGAGGCCGCGCGCGCCCCCATGGGCGACGCGGTGGTCGGCGACGTGGGCCTCATCCTCGCAGCGCTCGCCGACGCGGTGAACGAGGCGGCAAGGGCGGCCCCGCAGCCGCGGGAAGTGCCACCGCGTGCCGCGCCGGGTGCCGCCCTTCTCACCGCTGAGCGCGTTCTCGACCTCATGGACGAACTCGCCCCTCGCGACGCCATCTATGTCAACGAATCCACATCCACGATCGAGGCCATGTGGGAGCGCATGCGCTGGGAGAAGCCGGGGAGCTACTATTTTGGCGCAGCGGGAGGACTCGGCTTCGCCATGCCGGCCGCCATCGGCGTCCAGCTCGCTGAGCCGGACCGGAAGGTGATCGCGGTCGTCGGCGACGGCTCGGCCAATTACAGCGTCACCGCCTTGTGGACGGCGGCGCAACACGAAGTTCCGGTAGTATTCGTGATAATGCGCAACGGCACTTACGGTGCCCTTCGGTGGTTTGCCGGCATGCTGGAGGCGGAGCGCGTGCCCGGCCTCGATGTGCCGGGCATCGACTTCGTGGCTATCGCCTCGGGCTACGGGTTGGAGGCGGTGCGGGTCGAGACCGACGACGCCTTCGCCGCGGCCTTCGCGCGCTCTCTCAAGGCCGGCCGGCCGTCCCTGATCGAGGTCGCTACTGCCTGGCGCACGCCCTTGTCCGGCGTCAGCGCCGATGCGACGAAAAAAGCGGGTTGA
- a CDS encoding glutathione S-transferase family protein gives MVTLYSYPRLYGVADNNGYGLKVYAFLRLAGVSFRQEHVFDASSAPRGQLPYIVEDGETIGDSETIIAHLVQKHGLTIDRALTASQRCQDLLVTRMLDDLYWVMSYSRWQDERYWQAFRDTLLWEHPSLRPEDLLKAREFNFQRYYYQGIGRYPPEMAYARGLADLSALASLIPSEGYAHGSAPTSIDAAIYGFIANVYFYDIDTPLKQFVVSQPNIVRHCLAIHGAVSCDGEQERSG, from the coding sequence ATGGTCACGCTTTACTCCTACCCTCGCCTCTACGGCGTCGCCGACAACAACGGCTATGGTTTGAAGGTTTACGCCTTTTTGCGACTCGCCGGCGTCTCGTTTCGTCAAGAGCATGTCTTTGACGCATCCTCAGCGCCGCGGGGCCAGCTTCCCTATATTGTCGAGGATGGAGAAACGATCGGCGACAGTGAGACGATCATCGCTCATCTTGTCCAGAAACATGGATTGACCATCGATCGTGCGCTCACCGCAAGTCAGCGTTGCCAGGACCTGCTCGTCACGCGCATGCTCGACGACCTCTATTGGGTGATGTCGTATTCGCGATGGCAAGACGAGCGCTACTGGCAAGCGTTTCGCGATACGCTACTCTGGGAGCATCCAAGCCTTCGACCCGAAGACCTTCTCAAGGCGCGGGAGTTCAATTTTCAGCGCTATTACTACCAGGGTATCGGCCGCTATCCGCCTGAGATGGCCTATGCGCGCGGCCTCGCCGACCTGAGCGCTCTCGCCAGTTTGATCCCTTCGGAGGGCTACGCGCACGGATCGGCGCCGACCAGCATTGACGCCGCCATCTACGGATTTATCGCCAACGTCTATTTTTATGACATCGACACGCCGCTCAAGCAGTTTGTCGTTTCGCAGCCAAACATCGTCAGACATTGCCTCGCCATTCATGGCGCCGTGTCGTGCGATGGAGAGCAGGAACGTAGCGGGTGA
- a CDS encoding CocE/NonD family hydrolase — MAVRAERADQGHEKAAEMKAREGKHSFWDNLIPLKGGHFGDQLAGWTPGPPVKTRLGCRILADQMIEVAPAIALAADVYMPKVSGRYPAIVSFAAYSKELQAAGVPAGNNETGSPPVFTERGYVHVIVTRRGMGRSGGKDAVYLNDTDVEDHAKVIQWAAAQPWCDGQVVLFGTSYYGMTQPQVARLRPPALKGFFANEMCTDFFRHIAMFGGAPQPDFFALWMGANFTPFQFALRVPPLVRALVSHIANSPLKHLWWPLVKKRMTRFMKAFQRQVPTRPTRELFAEFMLDGKTRATAAMPQGPSGALADIEAPFVVVQNPGYLNLHQFGAYDLFENAGTPRDQRWLIIGPASFDLPVYHWQLEALAFFDHLLYGADNGYAAQARVRYWIEGVDAYGSAANWPLPGSTPLRLYLASSGADAGTHRLTREPSEGGTNRWAAIPLGGTVCAGFDEVANQRLTFEMPVEEEMELSGPVTLSLSFSSNEIDSYVVARAGRRSADGSYHLLSMGAIRPACRRVDEARSTATEIAIDIDAPEPLTPGIPVTLRFSLTPQPVVLKPGEQLVLDIGSRTDLLRSDVSHGHAQFDMQVPPYYSRNALHYGPDSYIELTRAAPRVPARISI, encoded by the coding sequence ATGGCTGTTCGCGCTGAACGCGCCGATCAGGGACATGAAAAGGCGGCGGAGATGAAAGCCAGGGAAGGCAAACATAGCTTCTGGGACAATCTCATCCCGCTAAAAGGCGGCCACTTCGGGGACCAGCTCGCCGGCTGGACGCCGGGTCCGCCCGTGAAGACGAGACTCGGCTGCCGCATTCTGGCGGACCAGATGATCGAGGTCGCCCCAGCCATCGCGCTTGCGGCGGACGTCTATATGCCAAAGGTCTCGGGCCGCTATCCGGCCATCGTCTCGTTCGCCGCCTATTCGAAAGAGTTGCAGGCAGCCGGCGTGCCTGCGGGCAACAACGAGACGGGCAGCCCGCCTGTCTTCACGGAGCGAGGTTATGTTCATGTCATCGTCACCCGGCGCGGCATGGGGCGGTCCGGCGGCAAGGACGCGGTATATCTCAACGACACCGACGTAGAGGACCACGCCAAGGTGATCCAATGGGCGGCTGCGCAGCCCTGGTGCGATGGTCAGGTCGTGCTCTTCGGCACATCTTATTACGGAATGACCCAGCCTCAGGTCGCCCGACTTCGTCCGCCTGCGCTGAAGGGCTTCTTCGCCAATGAGATGTGCACGGACTTCTTCCGCCACATCGCCATGTTCGGCGGCGCGCCGCAGCCGGATTTCTTTGCGTTGTGGATGGGCGCGAACTTTACGCCGTTCCAGTTCGCGCTACGCGTGCCGCCGCTCGTTCGCGCGCTGGTTAGCCACATCGCTAATTCGCCACTGAAACATCTGTGGTGGCCGCTGGTGAAGAAGCGCATGACGCGGTTCATGAAGGCTTTCCAGCGACAGGTCCCGACGCGGCCGACGCGTGAGTTATTTGCTGAATTCATGCTCGACGGCAAGACGCGCGCCACCGCCGCGATGCCGCAAGGCCCCAGCGGCGCGCTGGCCGACATCGAAGCTCCGTTCGTTGTGGTGCAGAATCCGGGCTACCTCAACCTGCATCAGTTCGGCGCCTACGACCTGTTCGAGAATGCAGGGACGCCGCGCGATCAAAGATGGCTGATCATCGGCCCTGCGAGTTTCGATCTGCCGGTCTACCATTGGCAGTTGGAAGCGCTCGCCTTCTTCGATCATCTCCTTTACGGCGCCGACAACGGCTATGCCGCGCAGGCGCGGGTGCGATATTGGATTGAAGGTGTGGACGCCTACGGATCCGCGGCAAATTGGCCGCTTCCGGGGAGCACGCCGCTTCGGCTCTATTTGGCCTCCAGCGGCGCCGACGCCGGAACACACCGGCTCACCCGCGAGCCGAGCGAAGGCGGAACGAACCGATGGGCGGCGATACCCCTCGGCGGCACGGTGTGCGCCGGCTTTGACGAAGTCGCCAACCAGCGCCTCACTTTCGAGATGCCCGTAGAGGAGGAAATGGAGTTAAGCGGCCCCGTGACTTTGAGCCTCTCCTTCAGTTCCAACGAGATCGATTCTTATGTGGTGGCCCGCGCCGGCCGCCGCTCGGCCGATGGCTCCTACCATCTCCTGTCGATGGGCGCGATCCGCCCCGCCTGCCGCAGGGTCGACGAAGCGCGCTCTACCGCCACTGAGATCGCCATCGACATTGACGCGCCCGAGCCGCTTACGCCAGGCATCCCTGTGACGCTTCGCTTCAGCCTGACGCCGCAGCCTGTCGTTCTGAAGCCGGGCGAACAGCTTGTCCTCGATATCGGAAGTCGCACCGATCTCCTACGCAGCGACGTAAGCCATGGTCATGCGCAATTCGACATGCAGGTCCCGCCCTATTATTCGCGCAACGCCCTGCATTACGGGCCGGACAGCTATATCGAGTTGACACGCGCAGCTCCCCGAGTCCCCGCGCGAATCTCGATCTGA
- a CDS encoding tautomerase family protein: MPIMDVRYAAGRLDKEAKAALAKKLTDVLIQMEGGANTPGGRGFAWVFFTAFAEDDWWIGGSAGDDYVSPPGKFLVQISIPEGYMNIAHKNEVHAWVAAAITEVTGVSDPGRSILTVIDEVTEGNWGNAGRPISLESIAETVGQSKQGARLNWSRSYFEAKARAMATAGYPTDAGGLFPSLTPSEPARTPTGVK; this comes from the coding sequence ATGCCCATCATGGATGTTCGATACGCCGCCGGCCGCCTCGACAAAGAGGCCAAGGCCGCGCTCGCAAAGAAACTTACCGATGTGTTGATTCAAATGGAGGGCGGCGCCAACACGCCCGGCGGCCGTGGCTTCGCATGGGTGTTCTTCACGGCCTTCGCTGAGGACGACTGGTGGATCGGCGGCAGCGCTGGCGACGACTATGTCTCGCCGCCCGGAAAGTTCTTGGTCCAGATTTCCATCCCAGAAGGCTATATGAACATCGCCCACAAGAATGAGGTCCACGCCTGGGTCGCCGCCGCCATCACCGAGGTCACCGGCGTGTCCGATCCGGGCCGTAGCATCCTGACCGTGATCGACGAGGTCACCGAAGGAAATTGGGGGAATGCCGGCCGTCCGATCAGCCTTGAAAGCATCGCCGAGACGGTCGGCCAATCGAAACAAGGCGCGCGCCTGAACTGGTCGCGCTCCTATTTCGAGGCCAAGGCCCGCGCTATGGCGACCGCGGGATATCCCACGGACGCCGGGGGTCTGTTTCCATCGCTCACGCCGTCTGAACCGGCGCGCACGCCCACGGGCGTAAAGTGA
- a CDS encoding pirin family protein has product MTRFFVLRAHERGHDVIRSDGAASSYVAGHPGAFISRESSFNFHQYQGGRPGFGPIRVFGDETFHGAGCGYNMHPHHNFVICAFVLEGELTHINTAGEGTVDRLRQGDYYVFSAGSGGKHCELSISPEDMNAIYIWVLPSQLYLPPAYHRGHFDLRTRRNQIIQLVGDADGALPFPQDLRVSRLATDREGTFTYTPRSIEHGVYIFVVDGNLTCGDAVLGRRDSLGVAGVKIVEFEAADTTDVLIVETAMIHDERVRAWEKEQAEVA; this is encoded by the coding sequence ATGACTCGTTTTTTTGTACTTCGCGCCCATGAGCGCGGCCATGATGTCATCCGCTCCGATGGTGCGGCGTCGTCCTATGTGGCGGGACATCCCGGCGCTTTCATCAGCCGCGAGTCCAGCTTCAATTTCCATCAATATCAAGGCGGTCGCCCCGGCTTCGGCCCGATCCGTGTCTTCGGCGACGAGACCTTCCACGGCGCCGGCTGCGGTTACAACATGCATCCCCACCATAACTTCGTGATCTGCGCCTTCGTGCTCGAAGGCGAGCTGACCCACATCAACACCGCGGGCGAGGGGACGGTCGACCGGTTGCGGCAAGGCGATTATTACGTCTTCTCGGCCGGCTCCGGCGGCAAGCATTGCGAGCTGAGCATCAGTCCCGAGGACATGAATGCGATCTATATCTGGGTGCTGCCGAGCCAACTTTATCTACCGCCCGCCTATCATCGCGGCCATTTCGATCTGCGCACTCGCCGCAACCAGATCATACAGTTGGTCGGCGACGCCGACGGCGCTCTGCCATTTCCGCAGGACCTGCGCGTGTCGCGTTTGGCGACAGATCGCGAGGGGACATTTACCTACACGCCGCGCTCGATCGAGCATGGCGTCTATATCTTCGTCGTCGATGGAAATCTAACGTGCGGTGACGCTGTATTAGGTCGACGCGACAGCCTTGGCGTCGCAGGAGTGAAAATAGTCGAATTCGAAGCGGCCGACACGACAGACGTCCTCATCGTTGAAACTGCGATGATCCATGACGAGCGGGTTCGCGCCTGGGAAAAGGAACAGGCCGAGGTAGCGTGA
- a CDS encoding rubredoxin, translating to MSEQFKRWICLGCGFSYDEALGLPEHGIAPGTRWADLPEDWACPDCGTAKAQFEMVVIGYAAGGAQLAQNA from the coding sequence ATGTCAGAGCAATTCAAACGCTGGATTTGTCTTGGATGTGGGTTCTCTTATGACGAAGCGCTTGGATTGCCGGAACACGGGATCGCGCCGGGAACCCGCTGGGCCGACCTGCCCGAAGATTGGGCCTGCCCCGACTGCGGAACGGCAAAGGCGCAATTTGAGATGGTGGTCATCGGCTATGCCGCCGGAGGCGCGCAACTCGCCCAGAACGCTTGA
- a CDS encoding IS6 family transposase — protein sequence MPSVDDLFKGRHFDREIIVLCVRWYLRYKLSFRDLVEMMAERGLSLAHTTIMRWVQRYVPEFEKRWNRFARQVGGSWRVDETYVKIKGRWVYLYRAVDKAGKTVDFLLRAKRDVAAAKAFFRRAFARHGRPPGKITLDGYQASHRAARELLTQHRAGGVRTRIRSSKYLNNLIEQDHRSIKLRLGPMLGFKRFRHAAITIAGVELMHRIRKGQFALSKFRAVGTTAPEIWSAVLAA from the coding sequence ATGCCGAGCGTGGACGATCTTTTCAAAGGACGCCATTTCGACCGCGAAATCATAGTTCTCTGCGTGCGCTGGTATCTGCGATACAAGCTCAGCTTCCGAGATCTCGTGGAAATGATGGCGGAGCGCGGCTTGTCCCTGGCCCACACGACCATCATGCGCTGGGTTCAGCGCTACGTTCCGGAGTTCGAAAAGCGGTGGAACCGTTTCGCGCGCCAAGTCGGCGGATCGTGGCGCGTCGATGAGACCTACGTCAAGATCAAGGGACGCTGGGTCTATCTCTACCGCGCCGTCGACAAGGCGGGGAAAACGGTGGATTTTTTGCTGCGCGCCAAGCGAGACGTCGCCGCCGCCAAAGCGTTTTTCCGTCGTGCGTTCGCGCGCCACGGACGGCCGCCGGGCAAAATCACGCTCGACGGATATCAGGCGTCACATCGGGCGGCGCGCGAACTTCTCACACAGCATCGAGCCGGCGGCGTACGGACTCGAATTCGATCTTCGAAATACCTGAATAATCTCATTGAACAGGACCACCGATCCATCAAGCTTCGTTTGGGGCCTATGCTCGGGTTCAAGCGATTCCGACATGCGGCGATCACGATCGCCGGCGTCGAACTCATGCATCGCATCAGGAAGGGTCAATTCGCACTGAGCAAATTTAGAGCCGTGGGGACAACCGCGCCCGAAATCTGGAGTGCGGTGCTCGCTGCCTGA
- a CDS encoding group II intron maturase-specific domain-containing protein, which produces MRDRLNRLLIGWSAYFGYGTRLQAYPAIDHHVYDRVRHFLVRRHNLQGRERRGCSSARSTCNNSDPGCTWKL; this is translated from the coding sequence GTGCGAGACCGATTGAATAGACTTTTGATCGGTTGGTCGGCTTATTTCGGCTATGGCACGCGGTTGCAGGCGTATCCGGCCATCGACCATCACGTCTACGACCGCGTTCGACACTTTCTCGTTCGACGGCACAACCTGCAAGGGCGAGAGCGCCGAGGCTGTTCGTCAGCCCGTTCGACGTGTAACAACAGTGATCCAGGATGTACTTGGAAACTTTGA
- a CDS encoding HAD family hydrolase, which yields MTAVNFNYFEDTKINAIFEMDNVIVFDLNGLIVDDELLQLKATNAALRDFSIRLSESDWSECCIGHRPGEYIPALLTKARLRVTAALTEVIIRRKDHIYSSYIRNSLHNLIRPGVTDLIAYCEKKGLPVALASGTTKTGVETILGPDGLGIMAKFSYVICGDEVAQSKPDPEIYLKVRAAMGARKSFVALEDSYTGVEAAIEAGMRCIAVPNRFTLHHDLSRATLRIDSLQRDARII from the coding sequence ATGACAGCAGTAAATTTCAATTATTTCGAGGACACGAAAATCAATGCGATTTTCGAAATGGATAATGTTATCGTTTTTGACCTGAATGGCCTAATTGTGGACGATGAGCTATTGCAATTGAAGGCAACAAACGCGGCGCTTCGAGATTTCAGCATCCGATTATCCGAATCTGATTGGAGCGAATGCTGCATTGGCCATCGTCCGGGTGAATACATCCCGGCTCTCCTGACTAAGGCCCGACTAAGGGTCACAGCGGCATTGACTGAGGTCATTATTCGACGCAAGGACCACATCTATAGCTCCTACATACGAAATTCGCTTCATAACCTAATCCGCCCTGGCGTGACCGACCTGATTGCCTACTGCGAGAAGAAAGGTTTACCTGTCGCATTAGCCTCTGGAACCACAAAGACCGGGGTGGAGACCATACTCGGACCAGACGGCCTAGGGATTATGGCTAAGTTCTCGTATGTAATCTGCGGAGATGAGGTTGCGCAGTCCAAACCTGACCCTGAAATTTACCTTAAGGTCCGCGCTGCGATGGGCGCAAGGAAAAGCTTCGTCGCTCTTGAGGATTCATACACCGGTGTAGAGGCTGCGATCGAAGCAGGAATGAGGTGCATTGCAGTTCCGAATAGATTTACATTGCATCACGATTTATCTCGCGCCACACTTCGTATCGACAGTCTTCAGAGAGATGCAAGAATCATTTGA
- a CDS encoding type II toxin-antitoxin system Phd/YefM family antitoxin produces MPITVKIGEAKARLSELIAKVEAGEEVVIARGHEPVARLAPLDVERRAVIKKTIEDIRAFRARAKPVTVDELIAWKHEGHRY; encoded by the coding sequence ATGCCCATCACCGTCAAAATCGGCGAGGCGAAAGCCCGCCTCTCGGAGCTTATCGCCAAGGTCGAAGCCGGCGAAGAGGTGGTCATCGCGCGCGGCCATGAGCCGGTGGCGCGGCTCGCCCCCCTCGACGTCGAGCGCCGCGCCGTGATTAAGAAGACGATCGAGGACATCCGCGCTTTCCGCGCCCGCGCCAAACCCGTAACGGTCGACGAGCTCATCGCCTGGAAACACGAAGGCCATCGCTACTGA
- a CDS encoding type II toxin-antitoxin system VapC family toxin, which translates to MAYVLDASFAAAWFLPDEASDLADRLLGEILANPPVVPSLFRHELRNLFLVAERRNRVSSSEIDEALTMLATLPIAERGSAADYDVLRLARKHGLTAYDAAYLALAQSDGLPLATLDKKMLAAARGENIAVIGPPEAS; encoded by the coding sequence ATGGCCTATGTGCTCGACGCCTCCTTCGCCGCCGCTTGGTTCCTGCCCGACGAGGCGAGCGACCTCGCCGATCGGCTGCTCGGCGAAATTTTGGCCAATCCGCCCGTCGTTCCGTCGCTGTTTCGCCATGAGCTGCGCAATCTGTTCCTGGTGGCCGAGCGCCGTAACCGCGTTTCCTCGTCCGAGATCGACGAGGCGTTGACCATGCTGGCGACGCTGCCGATCGCCGAGCGAGGGTCCGCGGCCGACTATGACGTCCTGCGTCTCGCCCGGAAGCACGGCTTGACCGCTTACGACGCCGCCTATCTGGCCCTCGCGCAATCCGACGGCCTGCCGCTGGCGACGCTCGACAAGAAGATGCTCGCGGCGGCGCGCGGCGAAAACATTGCGGTCATCGGCCCGCCGGAGGCGTCATGA
- a CDS encoding tyrosine-type recombinase/integrase produces the protein MKPSDDCPIDALAGLLPMAARDRLADALDPAEIDTLAHLAKAGTGANSLRALASDLAYLEAWSRAATGAPLAWPASEASILRFIAHHLWDEGEREKNSDHGMPKVVAEALRIDGRLRASGPHAPATVRRRLALWSTLHRWQGVEGPFSSPSIRNALRLAIRAADRPRGRKSAQAITRDVLDQLLATCGRGRAVDLRDRALLLLAFGSGGRRRSEIARLRVDDIDEREPVPADPSAPDGLVLPVLALRLRRTKTASAESGESALVVGRPVEALRAWLEFSKIDGGPVFRRIDRWGAIGAAALDPQSVNAVIKSRCAAADLDPKQFSAHGLRSGYLTQAAREGVPLPEAMQQSQHRSLQQAARYYNEAQIARGRAARLA, from the coding sequence ATGAAGCCCAGCGACGATTGTCCGATCGACGCCCTCGCCGGGCTGCTGCCGATGGCGGCGCGCGATCGGCTCGCCGACGCGCTCGATCCGGCCGAAATCGACACGCTCGCCCATCTCGCGAAGGCCGGGACCGGCGCGAATTCGCTGCGGGCGCTCGCCTCCGACCTCGCCTATCTTGAAGCCTGGTCGCGCGCCGCGACCGGCGCGCCGCTCGCTTGGCCGGCATCGGAAGCGAGCATTCTGCGCTTTATCGCCCATCATCTCTGGGACGAGGGTGAGCGCGAAAAGAATTCCGATCACGGGATGCCCAAGGTCGTGGCCGAAGCCTTGCGCATCGACGGGAGATTGCGTGCCTCGGGCCCGCACGCGCCGGCGACCGTTCGTCGCCGCCTCGCGCTCTGGTCGACGCTGCATCGCTGGCAGGGCGTCGAAGGACCATTCAGCAGCCCGTCGATCCGCAACGCATTGCGTCTCGCCATTCGCGCCGCCGATCGCCCGCGTGGGAGGAAAAGCGCGCAGGCGATCACCCGCGACGTTCTCGACCAATTGCTTGCGACCTGCGGGCGGGGCAGGGCGGTCGACCTGCGCGATCGGGCTCTTCTGTTGCTGGCCTTTGGGTCGGGCGGGCGCCGTCGCTCGGAAATCGCCCGACTACGCGTCGACGACATCGACGAGCGCGAGCCAGTTCCCGCCGATCCGTCGGCGCCGGACGGACTGGTCTTACCCGTACTGGCCTTGCGCCTTCGCCGTACCAAGACCGCTTCCGCCGAGTCGGGCGAGAGCGCGCTCGTCGTTGGACGGCCTGTCGAGGCCCTGCGCGCCTGGCTCGAATTTTCGAAGATCGACGGAGGACCGGTGTTTCGGCGCATTGATAGATGGGGTGCGATCGGCGCCGCCGCGCTCGACCCGCAAAGCGTCAACGCGGTCATAAAATCGCGATGCGCCGCCGCCGATCTCGATCCGAAGCAATTTTCGGCGCATGGACTGCGCTCGGGCTACCTCACGCAAGCGGCGCGCGAAGGCGTGCCGCTGCCTGAAGCCATGCAGCAATCACAGCACCGCTCTCTGCAGCAGGCAGCCCGCTATTACAACGAGGCGCAAATCGCGCGGGGCAGGGCGGCGCGGTTGGCGTGA